In the Flavobacterium pallidum genome, one interval contains:
- a CDS encoding ABC transporter permease, producing the protein MSENQSLTSIALRKFRKNFWGVFSFIFIVLVLLLAVFAYVLAPDNSENANQMHLSIHSKKPGFEVMMLSIPSGDKSEKGLSGYFFGFANTATEIPISHYEVKKDSIVYQEYNDDASVKIVKAVGLNQFSGYHDIRKVSKDFIKKQSFILGTDKYGRDVLSRMLVGSRVSLSIGFVAVFISLVIGVFFGAIGGYFGGKTDAFVMWLVNIIWSIPTLLLVIAITLALGKGFWQVFVAVGLTMWVEVARVVRGQVISVREMQYVTASRALGYGNFRIIFNHILPNIMAPVIVISAANFASAILVESGLSFLGLGAQPPVPSWGSMIKDHYSYIILGKPYLAMVPGIAIMLVTLAFMMTGNAFRDALDVKSS; encoded by the coding sequence ATGAGCGAAAATCAATCATTAACCAGTATAGCGCTCCGGAAATTCAGGAAGAATTTCTGGGGCGTTTTCAGTTTCATATTTATCGTGCTGGTGCTGCTGCTTGCGGTATTTGCTTATGTGCTTGCGCCGGATAATTCGGAAAATGCCAATCAGATGCATTTGTCGATCCATTCCAAAAAGCCGGGATTTGAAGTCATGATGCTTTCCATTCCTTCAGGCGATAAGAGTGAAAAAGGCCTTTCTGGATATTTTTTCGGATTTGCAAATACCGCTACTGAAATCCCGATCAGCCATTATGAAGTTAAAAAGGATTCCATTGTGTATCAGGAATATAATGATGATGCCTCGGTTAAAATTGTAAAGGCCGTTGGGCTTAATCAATTTTCAGGATATCACGACATCAGGAAAGTTTCAAAAGATTTTATTAAGAAGCAAAGCTTCATTTTAGGCACTGACAAATACGGACGGGATGTTTTGAGCAGGATGCTGGTCGGTTCCCGAGTGTCACTTTCGATTGGATTTGTTGCGGTTTTTATTTCCCTGGTGATAGGTGTTTTTTTCGGAGCGATCGGTGGTTATTTCGGTGGTAAAACAGATGCTTTCGTTATGTGGCTTGTCAACATCATCTGGTCCATCCCGACACTGCTTTTGGTGATTGCGATTACACTGGCATTGGGTAAGGGTTTCTGGCAGGTTTTTGTTGCTGTGGGACTTACCATGTGGGTGGAAGTGGCGCGTGTTGTCCGCGGTCAGGTGATCAGCGTCCGGGAAATGCAATATGTCACGGCATCGCGTGCGTTGGGCTACGGCAATTTCCGGATCATCTTCAATCATATCCTTCCAAATATTATGGCACCGGTCATCGTGATTTCAGCGGCCAATTTTGCCTCGGCGATTTTGGTGGAAAGCGGGCTGAGTTTTTTAGGCCTCGGCGCACAGCCACCTGTTCCAAGCTGGGGCAGTATGATTAAGGACCATTACAGCTACATCATTTTAGGGAAGCCTTATCTGGCCATGGTTCCAGGCATTGCCATCATGCTTGTTACCCTGGCTTTCATGATGACGGGGAATGCGTTTCGCGATGCGCTTGATGTGAAATCTTCGTAA
- the surE gene encoding 5'/3'-nucleotidase SurE produces the protein MTSKPLILVTNDDGISAPGIRMLIGIMKELGEVVVVAPDKPQSAMGHAITINNMLYLNKVSEENGLEYSCSGTPVDCVKLAVNEILHRKPDLCVSGINHGSNSSINVIYSGTMSAAVEAGIEGIPAIGFSLSDFDWNADFGQARKFIRKIAAHVLENGLSNGTILNVNIPKLKEDEIKGIKICRQAKAVWMEKFDKRKTPNGKDYYWLTGEFVNQDEGEDTDEWALANGYISVVPVHYDMTAHHAIQELNSWKINE, from the coding sequence ATGACCTCAAAACCACTGATCTTAGTAACCAACGACGACGGTATTTCAGCGCCGGGAATCCGCATGCTTATAGGCATCATGAAAGAGTTGGGCGAAGTGGTTGTCGTCGCTCCGGACAAGCCGCAAAGTGCTATGGGGCATGCCATCACGATCAACAACATGCTCTACCTGAACAAGGTTTCTGAAGAAAACGGCCTCGAATACAGCTGTTCAGGGACACCGGTGGATTGTGTCAAACTCGCCGTGAATGAAATCCTGCACAGGAAACCCGACCTGTGTGTTTCCGGAATCAACCATGGTTCGAATTCGTCGATCAATGTGATTTATTCAGGCACGATGAGCGCTGCAGTGGAGGCTGGTATAGAGGGCATTCCCGCTATCGGGTTTTCATTATCGGATTTTGACTGGAATGCAGATTTCGGCCAGGCGCGGAAATTCATCCGGAAAATTGCGGCGCATGTGCTGGAAAACGGGCTTTCAAACGGTACGATCCTGAATGTCAATATTCCGAAATTGAAAGAAGACGAAATCAAGGGCATCAAAATCTGCCGGCAGGCGAAAGCCGTCTGGATGGAGAAATTCGACAAACGCAAAACCCCGAACGGCAAGGATTATTACTGGCTGACGGGGGAATTCGTAAACCAGGATGAAGGCGAAGATACGGATGAATGGGCATTGGCAAACGGCTATATTTCTGTAGTTCCGGTGCATTATGACATGACGGCGCACCATGCGATACAGGAACTTAATTCATGGAAAATCAATGAATAA
- a CDS encoding PorP/SprF family type IX secretion system membrane protein, producing MKKALHSVIFLLFATVLLAQQDPQYTHYMYNMNAVNPAYATGTESVLNVGGLYRTQWVGAVGSPKTMTFFSHIPVSGKIELGVSLISDDIGDGAKKENNFYADVAYVISLKNKKKLAFGIKAGFTSFQTNFNGFRLESGDPSTDLAFAQNINFFKPNIGTGVYYFSDNYYLGLSAPNLLSTNHIEEKNGIHAIGSEKIHTFFTGGYVFRLSGNLKFKPAFMAKYIDGMPVTTDISANFLYNRRFELGAAYRWDDAVSGLMSIGVSPSIRIGYAYDYTLSNLGQFNSGTHEVFILFDLDLLGKGYDKSPRFF from the coding sequence ATGAAAAAAGCATTACACAGCGTCATTTTTCTTTTATTTGCAACGGTCCTGTTGGCACAGCAGGACCCGCAATACACGCATTATATGTACAATATGAATGCGGTGAATCCAGCGTATGCCACGGGAACAGAATCTGTGTTGAATGTAGGAGGTCTGTACCGTACCCAATGGGTGGGCGCCGTCGGGTCCCCGAAAACAATGACATTTTTCAGCCACATTCCCGTAAGTGGTAAGATTGAACTTGGCGTTTCCCTGATTTCGGACGATATAGGTGACGGTGCGAAAAAGGAAAATAATTTCTATGCCGATGTTGCTTACGTCATTTCGCTTAAGAATAAAAAGAAACTGGCCTTCGGGATAAAAGCCGGATTTACCTCTTTTCAAACCAATTTCAACGGTTTCCGCCTGGAAAGCGGCGACCCGTCAACCGATCTGGCTTTTGCGCAAAACATCAATTTTTTTAAGCCTAATATAGGTACCGGGGTTTATTATTTCTCCGACAATTATTACCTCGGATTGTCGGCACCCAATCTGCTTTCGACCAACCACATCGAAGAGAAAAACGGCATCCATGCCATCGGGTCTGAAAAAATCCACACTTTTTTTACCGGCGGTTACGTGTTCAGATTAAGCGGCAATCTTAAATTCAAGCCCGCTTTTATGGCGAAATATATTGACGGGATGCCGGTTACTACGGACATTTCCGCCAATTTCCTGTACAACAGGCGCTTCGAACTCGGTGCCGCATACCGCTGGGATGATGCCGTAAGCGGCTTGATGTCAATCGGGGTCAGTCCGAGTATCCGCATCGGTTATGCTTATGATTATACGTTGTCAAACCTGGGACAGTTCAACTCCGGGACCCATGAAGTCTTTATTCTATTCGACCTTGACCTGCTGGGCAAAGGCTATGATAAATCACCGAGATTCTTCTGA
- a CDS encoding OmpA family protein, translating to MKKVFLILVLFSCFGVRAQEFAEQRAKRLFERTYYSDALPLYEELVKDSQSLEVLRNLSDCYYYTNDIENALRYYRLLLSAFPNIDAEYQFRYIQCLKATGNYDKANELMRKKIKAPEALEAFEKKLHELDNISGIGERFEIHNLKINTKNSEFGAIKSGDKIVFAAIVNDAAAKKYKWNGEQYLDLFSIPSTEATVAAPFPAEINTVMHEADAVFTKDGRTMYFTRNNFKNGKRVKNAKKISTMQIFRAELVDGKWSNITSLPFNNDNYSVEHPALSNDEQTLYFASDMPGTLGSFDIFSVQINGNNYGVPENLGNKINTSRKEQFPFVSKDNKLYFSSNGHLGFGLMDVFVADIHNDGFGVPLNVGLPVNSGYDDFAFNIDSETREGFFASDRPGGNGGDDIYGLVETKPLIVRDCMQLISGIISDVDTKLPLDRATVVLQDKNKNEITRKVTETDGKFSFEGNCEESYVVLASKEAYSSDSRNLTLSKIRDKVNDASMALKSDAAVKKEQDALAEKEKMELAEKQKDLAEKQKQQLEKDKQLAVVKKKEKEEAILSKEKDVVRDKDRLLIKTDPIYFDYDLWYIRKESKPILDRVIALMKKYPDMVVEIGSHTDVRGNNAYNLELSSKRAASTRDYFLKMGIPAARISARGYGETVPIIQCIPDHSCTEEQHELNRRSEFVIKNL from the coding sequence ATGAAAAAAGTATTCCTCATACTCGTACTATTTTCATGCTTCGGTGTCCGTGCACAGGAGTTTGCCGAGCAGCGTGCCAAACGTTTATTTGAGCGTACTTACTACAGCGATGCCCTGCCGCTGTATGAAGAACTCGTGAAAGACAGCCAGTCGCTTGAGGTACTCCGCAATCTTTCGGACTGTTATTATTATACGAATGATATTGAAAATGCGCTAAGATATTACAGGCTGTTACTGAGTGCTTTTCCGAATATTGATGCAGAATACCAGTTCCGCTACATCCAGTGCCTGAAAGCGACCGGGAATTACGACAAGGCAAACGAACTTATGCGTAAAAAAATCAAGGCGCCCGAAGCGTTGGAAGCCTTTGAAAAAAAGCTGCACGAACTCGACAATATCTCCGGGATAGGCGAGCGTTTTGAAATCCATAACCTGAAAATCAATACGAAAAACTCCGAATTTGGTGCCATAAAGTCGGGTGATAAAATTGTCTTTGCGGCTATTGTCAACGACGCTGCCGCTAAAAAATACAAATGGAATGGCGAGCAATACCTTGATTTGTTTTCAATTCCATCGACGGAAGCCACGGTTGCAGCGCCTTTCCCTGCAGAAATCAACACGGTAATGCATGAAGCCGATGCCGTATTTACGAAAGACGGCAGGACCATGTATTTCACACGTAATAATTTTAAGAATGGGAAGCGCGTTAAAAATGCTAAGAAAATATCGACGATGCAGATTTTCAGGGCAGAGCTGGTGGATGGTAAATGGAGCAACATCACGTCGCTTCCGTTCAATAATGACAACTATTCCGTGGAGCATCCGGCCCTTAGCAACGATGAGCAGACCTTGTATTTTGCATCAGATATGCCGGGGACGTTAGGATCTTTTGATATTTTCAGCGTGCAAATCAACGGCAATAATTATGGCGTGCCTGAAAACCTCGGGAATAAGATCAATACCAGCCGGAAAGAGCAATTTCCTTTTGTTTCGAAAGACAACAAGCTCTATTTTTCATCGAACGGCCATCTGGGCTTTGGATTGATGGATGTTTTCGTCGCCGATATCCACAATGATGGTTTTGGAGTGCCTTTAAATGTAGGCCTGCCCGTGAATTCAGGATATGATGATTTTGCCTTCAACATCGATTCAGAAACCAGGGAAGGTTTTTTCGCTTCCGACCGCCCAGGTGGCAATGGGGGCGATGACATTTATGGCCTGGTTGAAACCAAGCCCTTGATCGTCCGGGATTGTATGCAGTTGATTTCGGGAATTATTTCTGATGTGGACACTAAATTGCCTTTGGATAGAGCGACAGTCGTCCTCCAGGATAAAAATAAGAATGAGATCACGCGGAAGGTGACAGAAACCGATGGCAAATTCTCTTTTGAGGGGAATTGTGAAGAAAGTTATGTTGTTTTGGCTTCAAAAGAAGCATATAGCAGCGATTCGAGAAACCTGACTTTGAGTAAAATCCGTGATAAGGTAAACGATGCCTCCATGGCACTGAAGTCGGATGCCGCAGTCAAAAAGGAACAGGATGCTTTAGCCGAAAAAGAAAAAATGGAACTTGCTGAAAAACAGAAAGACCTTGCCGAAAAACAAAAGCAGCAACTTGAAAAGGACAAGCAGCTCGCCGTCGTAAAAAAGAAAGAAAAAGAAGAAGCGATCCTCAGTAAAGAGAAGGACGTGGTGCGCGATAAGGACAGGCTGTTGATTAAGACCGACCCGATTTATTTCGATTACGACCTATGGTACATCCGCAAGGAATCCAAACCGATCCTGGACCGCGTTATAGCATTGATGAAGAAATATCCTGACATGGTGGTTGAAATCGGATCACATACCGATGTGCGTGGGAATAATGCCTACAACCTCGAATTGTCATCAAAACGCGCCGCTTCCACGCGCGATTATTTCCTGAAGATGGGCATCCCTGCCGCACGTATTTCCGCCAGGGGTTATGGTGAGACAGTCCCGATTATCCAATGTATTCCGGATCATTCGTGCACGGAAGAGCAGCATGAATTGAACAGGCGAAGCGAATTTGTGATCAAGAATTTGTAA
- a CDS encoding C40 family peptidase, with product MSVTKNTFTLFALLFVFSFGNAQIITSKKEAIKKGVYQKPADKKNTAATPEKPKLIAYTDTKPKEVKDTKALQKPKKTALINDTNDNDIVIESYDNYLGTQMVYNAMTFMGVRYHGGGTTTAGMDCSGMVTAVFNIFEIKLPRSSNDMAKVGQKLDRKDIRVGDLIFFRTNGRSVINHVGMVTEVNDDEIKFIHSSTQSGVIISSTKEPYYQRTFAQVNRVTGTL from the coding sequence ATGTCCGTAACAAAGAACACTTTTACACTTTTCGCGCTTTTATTCGTATTTTCATTTGGGAATGCCCAAATCATTACTTCAAAGAAAGAAGCCATCAAAAAAGGTGTTTATCAAAAACCGGCTGATAAGAAAAACACCGCTGCGACACCCGAAAAACCAAAACTGATTGCTTATACAGATACCAAACCGAAAGAGGTTAAGGACACGAAAGCATTACAAAAACCTAAAAAAACGGCACTTATCAATGACACCAATGACAATGATATCGTTATTGAGTCATATGACAACTACCTGGGCACACAGATGGTGTACAATGCCATGACTTTTATGGGCGTAAGATACCACGGCGGAGGTACGACAACCGCCGGGATGGATTGCTCCGGGATGGTGACTGCCGTTTTCAATATCTTTGAGATCAAACTGCCAAGAAGTTCAAATGATATGGCTAAAGTAGGCCAAAAGCTGGATCGCAAGGATATTCGTGTCGGCGACCTGATTTTCTTTAGGACCAACGGCCGAAGTGTCATCAATCATGTGGGAATGGTCACAGAAGTCAATGATGACGAGATTAAGTTCATCCATTCCTCTACCCAGAGCGGGGTGATTATATCTTCTACAAAAGAACCTTATTACCAAAGGACATTTGCACAGGTGAACCGCGTTACAGGAACGTTGTAG
- the lpxB gene encoding lipid-A-disaccharide synthase has product MKYYIIAGEASGDLHGSNLMKALYREDPDADIRFWGGDLMQAAGGTLVKHYRELAFMGFAEVVANLRTIFDNIKLCKADIAKFRPDAIIFIDYPGFNMRIAKWAKPLGFKTYYYISPQIWAWKENRIKAIRRDVDKLFVILPFEKDFYEKKHHFPVKFVGHPLIDAIHDRKKTSYTDFIAQNKLDDTPIIAILPGSRKQEITKMLSVMLSVTDDFPDYQFVIAGAPSQDFSFYKPFLLHPNVKFVPNKTYDLLTHAHAALVTSGTATLETALFKVPEVVCYKGGWISYQIAKRIITLKYISLVNLIMDKEVVTELIQDEFNRKNLKTELGKILEPMHRKALLEQYDALEEKLGGEGASSKTAKLIVNYLRE; this is encoded by the coding sequence ATGAAATATTACATTATTGCCGGCGAAGCTTCCGGGGACCTTCATGGCTCGAACCTGATGAAGGCATTGTACCGGGAAGATCCTGATGCGGATATCCGTTTTTGGGGTGGCGACCTGATGCAGGCTGCCGGCGGGACATTGGTAAAACATTACCGTGAGCTGGCTTTTATGGGATTTGCAGAAGTAGTGGCAAACCTTCGGACGATTTTTGACAATATTAAGTTGTGCAAAGCCGATATTGCGAAGTTCAGGCCCGATGCGATTATCTTCATCGATTACCCGGGATTCAACATGCGCATTGCCAAATGGGCAAAACCGCTTGGGTTTAAGACCTATTATTATATTTCTCCGCAAATCTGGGCGTGGAAGGAAAACCGTATTAAAGCCATCCGGCGCGATGTCGATAAACTGTTTGTGATATTGCCTTTTGAAAAGGATTTTTACGAAAAGAAGCACCATTTCCCGGTGAAATTTGTCGGGCACCCCTTGATTGATGCGATACATGACAGAAAAAAAACAAGCTACACCGATTTTATTGCTCAAAACAAACTTGACGATACACCAATCATCGCCATCTTGCCCGGAAGCCGCAAGCAGGAAATCACCAAAATGTTGTCGGTGATGCTGAGTGTTACCGATGATTTCCCGGATTACCAGTTTGTAATTGCAGGCGCACCGAGCCAGGATTTTTCGTTTTACAAACCGTTCCTGCTCCACCCGAATGTTAAATTCGTGCCTAATAAGACTTATGATTTGCTAACGCATGCCCACGCGGCATTGGTGACTTCCGGTACGGCGACTCTTGAAACCGCATTATTTAAGGTCCCTGAAGTGGTTTGCTATAAAGGCGGATGGATATCCTACCAGATCGCAAAACGGATTATTACGCTAAAGTACATTTCACTCGTGAACCTGATTATGGATAAAGAGGTTGTGACAGAATTGATCCAGGACGAATTCAATCGTAAGAACCTCAAAACGGAATTGGGAAAGATCCTTGAACCAATGCATCGAAAAGCACTTTTGGAACAATATGATGCGCTCGAAGAAAAGCTTGGCGGCGAAGGGGCGAGCAGCAAAACTGCCAAACTTATTGTTAATTACCTTAGAGAATAA
- a CDS encoding gliding motility-associated C-terminal domain-containing protein, protein MSPKPINPRSLMPVFVLIFFLFTGKIQAQCAGADTAIEICDYDNPANQSIDLFALLGPDAVPGGFWIDPMQSGALNVLTGELNLWHFHFTGVFNFIYVRNNIPGCTDNNAIVTITIGGYTGVPSPDGIACSSNDHVNLFNYFIGMDPYPQHNGVWTSPNVGIIEDKYFNAAATGPGVFTFTYTTEAVGSCPEKSSTIFVTVYAAPNAGSASDFVVCEADDLTQYANLDLSGILQGEDGNGLWSESGTSELSDPFDPVIDLQHIYQTQGSGEYTFSYTVFPQHPVCDKSTSEIRIIIEDRIDLTDATLVFEDFCGEAGGGPFHATLTQGPDPIKDGDQYEIDYHVEGPGISETRTQLIEFASGISHFDILPDGIGQVGTYTITITDIRDLSSHQSCDNIAGLPGIFHVYPLPVIDDAVISIPTVCKGSDGIVLISTMDIPDGPYEITYNIFASNKALNQHVTINVVNGAAQLDIPAAVIPNTGNSTFYIIHIVDLTTGCEAEVDKFRTFIIYDLPFVDNITLEAHSGCLSVGTTVLVTDLGTMTNVKVTYDLSGANSATAQEATFTAVLGNGTFTIPPSLLPNSGSTTVTLTIVQDLVTGCSSPTHVQDEFIMNILPDVSSLNATVTDVCQGSTVSATISGLGTQANLTLGYTLSGANTAPLQTIALSNTGTTNFTIPSALIQNPGETTLGIASVTNTITGCIAVVNSDVVFNINPLPPANTFSAVIQNTCIGQPVFALLSGFGNTTDMNITYSLSGANTAAAQTGSLVITNGSAVFNIPPALLANSGNTTFTITHADYPGTGCGINAGLTRSFTINPLPDVSTIAVQATDACYGSAVPVVISGLVGNTPVVVSYELSGANTTSIQTATITPVAGNATFIIPAALVPNAGLTTISLSKINNPQTSCESTTTVAGNFSINTIPPAPVAVNRSFCIEENAVVTDLLPSGSQYLWYASAVATQPLSGDAVLSSGNYFVSQASNTGCFSPRTSITVTITEQVPIILNPDGALFCGADNPTLAELTANISGDQAVLWYDAEQNGNLLANDLLLEQGGIYYGVGVSEALGCRSQEVLAVTVSLTQCDEDPTQYDFFIPDGFSPNGDSVNDTFRIPDIEFLYPDYSYEIYNRYGSILFKGNINQPAWDGTNTESGGEKIAPNGVYFYVVKFNKGSVPSKQGRLYLNR, encoded by the coding sequence ATGTCACCGAAACCAATCAATCCCCGCAGTTTAATGCCGGTTTTTGTGCTGATTTTTTTTCTTTTCACAGGAAAAATACAGGCGCAATGTGCAGGTGCCGACACTGCCATTGAAATCTGTGACTATGACAACCCTGCAAATCAGAGTATAGATCTTTTTGCCTTACTGGGTCCTGATGCAGTTCCGGGCGGATTTTGGATTGATCCGATGCAGTCCGGCGCATTAAACGTACTCACCGGCGAACTCAACCTCTGGCATTTCCATTTTACAGGCGTATTTAATTTTATTTATGTAAGGAATAATATTCCGGGTTGTACCGATAATAATGCCATCGTGACAATAACAATAGGAGGTTATACTGGGGTGCCAAGCCCTGATGGAATAGCCTGCAGTAGCAATGACCACGTTAATTTATTCAATTATTTCATAGGTATGGATCCTTATCCGCAGCATAATGGGGTATGGACATCCCCAAATGTAGGAATCATAGAGGATAAATATTTCAATGCGGCCGCTACAGGTCCGGGCGTTTTTACGTTTACTTATACTACGGAAGCCGTTGGTTCCTGCCCGGAAAAGTCGTCTACCATATTTGTTACAGTTTATGCTGCGCCGAATGCAGGTTCTGCGTCTGATTTCGTGGTTTGTGAAGCTGATGACCTGACGCAATATGCAAACCTCGATCTTTCAGGGATCCTGCAGGGCGAGGATGGCAATGGATTGTGGTCTGAATCTGGGACTTCTGAATTGTCCGATCCTTTTGATCCGGTTATCGACCTGCAGCACATTTATCAAACCCAGGGCAGCGGTGAATATACTTTTTCCTATACCGTTTTTCCGCAGCATCCTGTGTGCGATAAAAGTACTTCGGAAATCCGGATTATCATTGAAGACAGGATTGACCTTACCGATGCCACGCTGGTATTCGAGGACTTTTGTGGGGAAGCAGGGGGTGGCCCTTTTCATGCCACGTTAACGCAAGGCCCGGATCCGATAAAAGATGGTGATCAGTACGAAATAGATTATCATGTTGAAGGCCCGGGAATTTCAGAAACACGTACGCAGCTTATTGAATTTGCCTCAGGAATTTCCCATTTTGATATTTTGCCGGACGGCATCGGCCAAGTGGGAACTTATACCATAACCATCACAGACATAAGGGATTTGTCAAGCCACCAATCGTGCGATAATATTGCCGGACTGCCCGGGATTTTTCACGTCTATCCGTTGCCTGTTATCGACGACGCTGTGATCAGCATCCCGACGGTGTGTAAGGGTTCAGATGGTATAGTACTCATCAGCACCATGGATATTCCGGATGGGCCTTATGAAATCACTTACAATATTTTTGCCAGCAATAAAGCCCTCAATCAGCATGTTACCATCAACGTGGTCAATGGTGCGGCACAGTTAGACATTCCCGCAGCAGTGATCCCAAACACGGGCAATTCCACTTTTTACATCATCCACATCGTTGATCTCACAACAGGCTGCGAAGCCGAGGTGGATAAATTCAGGACATTTATCATTTACGATCTTCCTTTTGTAGATAACATTACACTGGAGGCACACAGTGGCTGCCTTTCTGTCGGGACTACGGTTTTAGTAACCGATCTTGGTACGATGACAAATGTTAAAGTCACTTACGACCTTTCCGGCGCAAATTCCGCTACAGCGCAAGAAGCAACGTTCACGGCGGTGCTGGGCAACGGGACGTTTACGATCCCGCCTTCGCTGCTTCCTAATTCCGGGTCGACCACCGTAACGCTCACCATTGTGCAGGATTTGGTGACGGGTTGTTCCAGCCCTACGCATGTCCAGGATGAATTTATCATGAATATCCTTCCTGATGTATCGTCATTGAATGCCACTGTAACCGATGTATGCCAGGGAAGCACCGTTTCAGCAACAATATCGGGACTTGGCACACAAGCCAACCTGACGCTTGGCTACACCTTGTCCGGTGCCAATACAGCACCGCTTCAAACGATTGCATTAAGCAATACCGGTACTACAAATTTTACAATTCCTTCGGCTTTAATCCAAAACCCAGGTGAAACCACATTGGGCATCGCCTCCGTTACCAATACCATTACAGGTTGTATCGCTGTAGTAAATTCGGATGTGGTTTTCAATATCAATCCGTTACCTCCCGCAAATACGTTTTCAGCCGTAATCCAGAATACGTGTATCGGGCAACCTGTATTTGCACTGCTTTCCGGTTTTGGCAATACAACCGATATGAATATTACGTACTCGCTTTCCGGGGCCAATACCGCTGCTGCACAAACCGGCAGCCTGGTCATTACCAATGGGAGTGCAGTATTCAATATCCCTCCGGCTTTACTTGCAAATAGCGGTAATACCACTTTTACCATCACCCATGCCGATTATCCTGGTACAGGTTGCGGTATAAATGCCGGCCTTACCAGAAGTTTCACAATCAACCCTTTGCCTGATGTTTCCACGATAGCCGTGCAGGCTACTGATGCTTGCTATGGCAGTGCGGTTCCTGTTGTTATTTCAGGATTGGTTGGGAATACCCCAGTTGTCGTTTCTTACGAACTTTCCGGTGCGAATACTACTTCGATACAAACCGCGACAATTACGCCCGTGGCCGGAAATGCCACTTTTATAATTCCGGCGGCATTGGTCCCGAATGCCGGGCTCACAACGATCTCCCTTTCGAAAATCAATAATCCGCAAACCAGCTGTGAATCCACCACTACCGTTGCTGGCAATTTCAGCATCAATACGATTCCGCCCGCTCCGGTGGCAGTAAACAGGAGTTTCTGTATTGAAGAAAATGCTGTCGTTACTGATTTGTTGCCTTCAGGGAGTCAGTATTTGTGGTATGCTTCCGCAGTTGCGACCCAGCCCTTAAGTGGCGATGCCGTTTTAAGTAGTGGGAATTATTTCGTTTCCCAAGCCAGCAATACCGGATGTTTCTCACCACGAACATCTATTACAGTAACCATAACCGAACAAGTTCCGATCATACTTAATCCTGACGGGGCACTTTTCTGCGGTGCCGATAATCCGACACTTGCGGAGCTTACTGCGAACATATCAGGCGACCAGGCGGTCCTTTGGTATGATGCGGAACAAAACGGGAACCTGCTCGCTAATGACCTGCTTCTTGAGCAAGGTGGCATCTATTATGGAGTAGGGGTTTCGGAAGCGCTTGGCTGCAGGTCGCAGGAAGTGCTTGCCGTTACGGTGTCCCTTACCCAATGCGACGAAGATCCCACACAATACGACTTCTTCATCCCCGATGGATTTTCACCCAATGGCGATTCGGTAAACGATACCTTCCGGATTCCGGATATCGAATTCCTCTATCCTGACTATTCCTATGAGATTTACAATCGTTACGGCAGCATTTTATTTAAAGGCAATATCAATCAACCGGCATGGGATGGTACCAATACCGAATCCGGAGGGGAAAAGATTGCCCCGAACGGGGTGTATTTTTATGTGGTTAAGTTTAACAAAGGCAGTGTTCCGTCAAAACAGGGTAGACTTTACCTGAACCGATAA